A section of the Salvelinus fontinalis isolate EN_2023a chromosome 33, ASM2944872v1, whole genome shotgun sequence genome encodes:
- the LOC129831785 gene encoding galactose-3-O-sulfotransferase 2-like, with amino-acid sequence MPPSARKSIKERELFSLTSSLPCASWLKVLLCSPLRYLWMVLMALTVLCVAIQILGVVWQSRNDKMLSEKLLNVRFTIEIQGTLPTEQRDWENLRSSQAPVVEEEVRSQEEGAPKQPAKENQKVAEHQDGRDEPGVERRLQVHHRHLKLSNTFNKVKDSRKEARGKVLAVKAALPKVTLGDDGLHLGVPGSVVLQLGHPAIRVVSTLSHTPLQLPLTNQLKSRNSLAPLGTNSVVAGVISEVKPGIATSTCRPKNHIVFLKTHKTASSTILNILYRYGDSRNLTFALPLNMHSQLFYPFFFASHFVEGVRSRSVKKFHIMCNHMRFRPPEVRKVMPQDTFYFSILKNPVAMMESIFIYYKSIPAFHKARSLDDFLDNGWRSYNTSLPNNHYARNILTFDFGFDNNVATETPGDLETRATTAIGAIEEDFHLILISEYFDESMILLKRALCWSLDDIVSFKLNSRSERARNMLSPHTADKIRAWNALDWRLYLHFNATFWQRVDTTVGRVEMRREVTRLQEQRAKLAKICLKDGGAVDPSQVQDAGLKPFQYGAAIIQGYNLNPGLDGPTKTRCQNLITPELQYTDTLYTKQFPELATRQRQAAKLVASQRQPGPAKVSPNKAAMAGPVRVREARHSRTARSGPRNPNAQNQNDPHPTVLSKITADRSDRNMP; translated from the exons ATGCCACCATCGGCAAGGAAATCGATCAAGGAGCGCGAGCTGTTCTCCCTGACCTCATCCTTACCATGCGCCTC gtGGCTGAAGGTACTGCTGTGCAGCCCCCTACGCTATCTATGGATGGTCCTCATGGCCCTCACTGTGCTCTGTGTGGCCATTCAGATCCTAGGAGTCGTCTGGcagtccag GAACGATAAGATGTTGAGCGAGAAGCTCCTGAATGTGCGGTTTACCATCGAGATCCAGGGAACGCTCCCAACGGAGCAGAGGGACTGGGAAAACTTGCGCTCTTCGCAAGCCCCTGTCGTAGAAGAGGAAGTGAGGTCACAGGAGGAAGGAGCGCCTAAACAACCGGCCAAAGAAAATCAGAAGGTAGCAGAACATCAAGATGGCAGAGATGAgccaggagtggagaggagactcCAGGTGCATCACCGACATTTAAAGCTCTCAAACACTTTCAATAAGGTCAAAGACTCCAGGAAAGAGGCAAGGGGTAAAGTTTTAGCAGTAAAGGCAGCCCTGCCCAAAGTCACACTGGGTGATGATGGGTTGCATTTGGGGGTTCCCGGGTCTGTGGTTCTCCAGCTGGGCCACCCAGCTATCAGAGTGGTATCTACCCTGTCTCACACACCTCTCCAGCTCCCCTTAACCAATCAGCTGAAGAGTAGAAACAGCCTTGCCCCTCTAGGCACCAACTCTGTAGTTGCCGGGGTGATAAGCGAGGTGAAACCGGGTATTGCCACCTCCACCTGTCGGCCGAAGAACCACATTGTCTTTCTAAAGACGCACAAAACGGCCAGCAGCACCATCCTGAACATCTTGTATCGCTATGGCGACAGCCGCAATCTGACCTTCGCCCTTCCGCTGAACATGCACAGCCAGCTGTTCTATCCCTTCTTCTTCGCCTCACACTTTGTGGAGGGAGTTAGGAGCCGCAGTGTCAAAAAGTTCCACATCATGTGCAACCACATGAGGTTCAGACCACCAGAG GTGAGGAAGGTGATGCCGCAGGACACGTTCTACTTCTCCATCCTGAAGAACCCTGTCGCCATGATGGAGTCCATCTTCATCTACTACAAGAGCATTCCCGCCTTCCACAAGGCCCGCAGCCTGGACGACTTCCTCGACAACGGTTGGCGTAGTTACAACACGTCCCTGCCAAACAACCACTACGCCCGTAACATCCTGACCTTTGACTTTGGCTTCGACAACAACGTCGCCACAGAGACGCCCGGAGACCTAGAGACGCGGGCCACCACAGCCATTGGCGCCATCGAGGAGGACTTCCACCTTATCCTCATCTCAGAGTACTTTGACGAATCCATGATCCTGCTCAAGCGCGCCCTCTGCTGGTCTCTGGACGACATTGTGTCCTTCAAGTTGAACAGCCGGAGCGAGCGCGCACGGAACATGCTCTCCCCGCACACCGCTGACAAGATCAGAGCCTGGAACGCCCTTGACTGGCGGCTCTACCTGCACTTTAACGCCACCTTCTGGCAACGCGTGGACACTACGGTGGGGCGTGTGGAGATGAGGCGGGAGGTGACTCGGCTGCAGGAGCAACGTGCCAAACTAGCCAAAATCTGCTTGAAGGATGGTGGTGCAGTGGACCCGTCGCAGGTACAGGACGCAGGGCTGAAGCCCTTCCAGTATGGAGCGGCCATCATCCAGGGCTACAACCTGAACCCTGGGTTAGACGGGCCCACCAAAACACGCTGTCAGAACCTGATCACTCCAGAGCTGcagtacacagacacactttACACCAAGCAGTTCCCTGAGCTTGCCACTAGGCAGAGACAGGCCGCCAAACTGGTCGCCTCACAACGTCAGCCTGGTCCAGCCAAGGTCAGCCCAAACAAAGCAGCCATGGCTGGGCCGGTGAGGGTGAGGGAGGCCCGACACAGTAGGACAGCCAGGAGTGGACCCAGAAACCCGAATGCCCAGAACCAAAATGACCCCCACCCAACTGTTCTGTCTAAAATCACTGCAGATAGAAGTGACAGAAACATGCCTTGA